Part of the Triticum aestivum cultivar Chinese Spring chromosome 4D, IWGSC CS RefSeq v2.1, whole genome shotgun sequence genome is shown below.
NNNNNNNNNNNNNNNNNNNNNNNNNNNNNNNNNNNNNNNNNNNNNNNNNNNNNNNNNNNNNNNNNNNNNNNNNNNNNNNNNNNNNNNNNNNNNNNNNNNNNNNNNNNNNNNNNNNNNNNNNNNNNNNNCAACTTTGGTTGAAGGCGTTGGCAATTTTCAGTTTTTTAAGGCAATTTTTCACAAAAATTGCCATCGTTCGATTACGATCAAACAGCTGTGCCGTTTGCTGAGGCCTCCCTTCCAGCGAAACGCCCGCCACTTAACAGTACATAACTAAATAACAATCCAAACAGTAAGGAGCTGTTCGGTAATCCTCCCGCTCCGTGAAATCTCAGGATCTATGGAGCACCTCTTTTCCCGCTCTGCGATTTGTAGATGCTGCTCCACCAGCTCCAGGAGCGGAGTTGTGGAGGGGAAGGACTCCGAACAGGCCTTAActccaccaaatatgagtttcATACCAGAATGCAAATTGTAGCTTAATCGACTGTGCATGCTAATTAGACCGCTCGAATTATAAGTGACACCTATTTGTTTTGAATACTCACGGCTGCGTGGATATTTCTTAGGCCGTGTGGTCCTATCCTACCTACCTACGATTTCCGTGTGCTAAGATAGCTCTAAGAGACAGCGAGTCTTTCCTTCTGGACCCCGATATGGCGCTGACGTTCGGTCTGGGAGACCCCCAGACCGAACGACTCGTTCGCTATGAGAGGGAGATCGACCGAACCCACTCGTTCGGGAGGAAAAACCCCCAGCCCAAACGCCCCACCCACCAGGTCGTACAGGCCTTTTTCCtatgaaaaagaaaatgaaaaataaagccCAGATTAAATCACTAGTAAAAGCCCAGTTTTTATGTGACTAATAAACACTGGGTTTTTTTGCATGACAAGATTGCCATGATCTTTTGCCATTCTATGGAAAAAAATTCCATATTCAAGTTTATGTTTTCAAAATGGCGCAAAAAAGAAGGACAAGAAAGTCATTGCGATCTGCATCTCTACAGTACGAAAAGTTGCCATCACTATGAAGTTTACAAAAAGATGAAGAAGTTGCCATGAAGTGATGGTGAAAAAAGTTCTCTCTAGACACATAGAAAAATTAGGGGGGAAATGGAGAGAACATCTTAAGTTGTAATGATATCATACATGTAATCCCCATGGCAAAACAAACTTCaaaggatcaaaactttttgccatggcaaaaacaaATTTGAAAGAACAAACTTGTCGTATTCTCAAACTAGTTTGTAATGGCCATGACAAACATTCTTCGGATGGACATGTCAAAAAGACACAACGAACCAGGGAAAAAGTGCATTTAGTTGCCATGAAAAAAAAACACATCTATAAATAATACTGATtttagttgccatggcaagtttggcATGTTTTTGAACATCTTAGGTTGTCATGCTTTTGAACATCTTTAGTTGCCATcgcaagtttgccatgttttttgaACATCTTAGTTAAAGAAGTTTGCATGTTTGCCATGTTTTTGTACAAACTTAATTAAAAAagaagtttgccatgtttttgcaCATCTTAAGTTTGCCATGGCAACTTTGCAAATGTTTTTGACATCTTAAATTGCAATGTTTTTAAACATCtacaatgttgccatgtttctgaaCATCTCTACTTGCCATGGTAAGTTTGCGTGTTTGTGAACATGTTAATTAAAagaagtttgccatgtttttgaacaaaCTTAACTAAAAGAAGTTTCCATGTTTTTGCACATATTAAtgtttgccatggcaagtttgtgATGTTTATGTTTTCGAAATAAATTTGCCACAATCATGGTGCAACAAGAAGAGTTGCCATGGCCCATAAAATAAACTTGCCATGGTTCATGAAATAAATTTGCCATGATCCAAAAACAAAGAAACTTGGCATTCTCCAAAATAAGAAAATTGTCATATTCTTAAAAAAAAAACATGGCACATTACCTTCTTAGATCATGGCAAATGTGGGGTAAAAAAGTTTTGGAATTTGCAATGGCCACATTGGTAAGTTGTAAAGAAAATTTGTTCTAAAAAACACACGCAAACTTTTTGAGGAAATTGTAAGGGGCACATGGCAAAAAGATAAGGAATTTGCCATCAAGCACGTGGCAAGTTTTGGGATTTTAGTTCTCTAAAAAAGACATGGATAGCTTTTCAAAAAATTATAAATGTTTTTTCATTGCAAATTTAGGATCttattttcttaaaaaaatagatGGCAAATTGAGAATATTGCCATGGCCTGTGGCAAATTTAGGATATTGTTCTCTCAAAAAGACATGGCACCTTTACATTTTTTTTAGCAATGAAACATGGCAAATTTAGATATTTGTGATTAAAAAAAAAGGTGGCAAATTTATCTCTCGAGTTTGCCATGTACCAAAAGCAAAAACTGGAAAATAAGTCGACCATGGCGAAGGTTTCCCTAATAAAAATCATGTTGAGAACATATGCATAGCAAAATgaaaagttgccatggcaaaaaaaattGTTTTGGATACCTATGCGCAGTAAtgaaagttgccatggcaaaaaataGATGGCAAGTTGAGAATATTTACATGGCCATGGCAAATTTAGGATATTGTTCTCTAAAAAGCACATGGCAGCTTTACACTTTCTTAGTAAAATGAAACATGAAAAAATTAGGGATCTGTAATAAAAAAAGGATTGGTAAATTTATCTCTCGAGTTTGCCATGTACCAAAAGCAAAAACATAAAAAGAGCTAACCATGGCGAAGTTTTGGGTAATAAAATTCATGTTGAGAACATATGCATGGCAAAAgaaaagttgccatggcaaaaaaatAGTTTCAGATACCTATGCGCAGTAATGAAAGTTGCCATGAAAAAAAAAACAGATGGCAAGTTGAGAATATTGACATGGGTCATGGCGAATTTAGGATATTGTTCTCTAAAAAACAGATGGCAGCTTTTATATTTTTTAGTAAAACGGAACATGGCAAATTTATGGATTTCTACTTTTTTTAAAAGGATGACAAATTTACCTCTAGAGTTTGTTATTTACCAAAAGCAAAACAGAAAATAAGCTGACCATGGGGAAGGTTTCGCTAAATAAAATTCATGTTGAGAACATATGCATGGCGATAGAAATGTTTCAATGGCAAAAAATACTTTCGGATACCTATGCGTAGTAAtgaaagttgccatggcaaaaatcTATTTGAAAAAATACTTGTGCATTGTACTAAAACATTTCCCACATTTAGAAAGtgttttgattttattttttttacaTTTCAGAAACGTTGTTATATGACACAGATGGTGACTTTGAAAAAGGAAAAAGGGTGAGTGGTAAATTCAGAAGCAAAAGAACACATGGTACTTTTTTTTGTATGAACCGGGAACACATGGTACATAGTCAATATTTTTGAACAAAACATAATGTCTAGTCCATCAGTGTGTCAAAACACATCCGAGCACATGGAAGTGTGACACAAAAGTGGAGAGCACATAACCATTGCCCTTGCTAAATAAGCGAGCAATGATTGCTATATTCGATTTCCTGCTCTCTGCTCAGACCGAGCGAGGGACCTACTGTCACAATCAACACAAATAGgggaatttgccatggcaaaaatgtgAACACATGTAAAAAAGGGAATACTCTGTGTTGAGACATGGCAAATAGTGTCAAAACTATACAAGTTGTTATAAACCTAAGAACATGGCAATTCTAGCATGGTAACCAATTAGGAAGCATGCCAAAAAATTGGAAGACATGGCAGCATTTTCATGGAAACCATGGCAATTTTCGCCCAATAATTGCTGGAAGGTAAAGCACACAGAGGGCACATAATTCACTGTATCCATAAGTGCATCAGATAGAAGCATGAACAGTTTGCAAAGACCAACGAACAAAGATTTGAAAGAAAACAGAGGTGAAGGCGGAGGATGTGGACACATAGACCTCGAAGAGGAGCTCGCCGGGTCGTTGTAGATAACAGCATGAAGAGAGCGTTGCCAGGCACCAAGCCTCTCACTTCTCGCCGTCGAACTCACGGTCGCAACAGAATTCACTTGCTCTCTTCCATCTACAACCGCACCAGAAACTCGCCGTTGCATCGGCGTCGGCCACGTCGTCTACCAGGTTGCGGGCGTGGCGGTGGAGCAGACCAAGTCCTGCTGCGGGTGTGGCGGCGGAGCAGCCCAAGTCCGGCATCGGTCGACGGCCAACATGGCCCAGCCCGGACCGCAGCACCAGAAATTCTGCTTATCCACGTTTCTGTTGGGCCATCCAAACGTAGTTTTACTTTGTTACACGGTTAGATCAGATTACGGGGAACCAGCTCTGATAAAACACCGTATCCAAACAAGGCCAGCGAGTCTTTCCTTCTTTAGGGGCGAGGGAGGTACATAAATCTACATACAGAATCCAAattaatttccatgttggcaccCGTCTCCGCGATAAACTCGGCCCATACGCGCTAGTTTCCATAAATTTGATGGATTTCCGATCCAACGGACGCACGGCCCATCAATTCCCGATCAAAACTTTCCATATCCTGGCCGCTCCCGTCGTAGCTTCCTCTGCACGGGCTCGGCCGGGACTGCCTTTCCTTGCAGCCGACGCCGTTTGGACTCCTGCTCGGATCCGGTGCCAACTCCACTTCGCCTGGTTTAACCACCGTCCGTCTATATAAGGCGGCACGCAGCGCCGGCCTCCGCACCACCACCCGCACCGCGTCCACCTTCTCCCTTCCGGCCTCTCGCCACCGCACGCACGCGTCAGCTCCATCCTGCAAGAAACCATCCAAGCTTGGGGGGTGATGATGCCGACGTCGGGCAACGACGCCGGCGCCTGCGACGGCGACAGCTCGCCGCACGGGGTCAAGAAGATGTGGACCAAGGAGGAGGACGACCTgctgcgggagcaggtgcggcgcTGCGGCGGCCCGCACAACTGGGACTCCATCtgccgaggcctgcccggccgcaACTCCAAGTCGTGCCGCCTCCGCTGGTGCCAGCACCTCGACCCCAGGGTGGAGGCCGTCAAGCCCTTCACCATCGAGGAGGACATGCTCATCGTCAAGTACCAGGCCACCTACGGCAACCGCTGGTCCACCATCGCCGAGTTTCTCTCCGGCCGCACCGATAATGCCGTCAAGAACCGCTGGAACTCCGTCCTCCGCAAGCGCCAGGAGCACGCCCCCTCCCAGCAGGGCCAGACGCGCCCGTGGGCTCCTTCCGCCGCCCGACAGGCCGCGGGCCCCGAGGTCACGCCGCGGTGCCTGCCGCTGTTCCCTGGTTCGGCCGAGGAGGTGCCGGAGGCTGACACATGtgcggcggcgaggaagtgcctCGACCTGTTCCCTCTGGCGCCCGGGGATATCAGGGCCAATGCGGCTGCTGAGGCGCCGCCCGGTGACATGACTTGCGGAGCAGGCGACCCGCTCACCGAGCTGAGGCTCTGGCCGGCGCCGAGGGTGGTGTTCGACGTAATGCCGCTCCAGGCCTACCGGATGTAGATTCATTCTAGTCTTCTTGCCTAGACCTGGTTGTTCTTTCATCTTACTTTTTTGCTGATCGTGGGGAATTTTCCTGGTGGGATTTGACTTGTAATAGAAGAGCTCTGGCTGATCGTTAATGTTGTTAGGACTCCATTGGATCTTGGTATCAACAGAGCGCTGGATTTTCTGTAATCGTCTTACTTGCTGGTTAGGTAATCAAGAGGGTTCTGAACTTAGTGTAATGCTTTGTGCTTCTTGATGATCAAGAAAATTCTGAACGTCTTGTAATTTCCATCAAAGTTGTAATCAACGAATCAATCTTTAGCAATTTTCTTGTTCACTGGAGATTACTGAACTTTCTTGCTTGTTGGTTGTTGGAACTTGGAAGTAATCCAGAAAGATTTTACGTTCTTTGTAGTACCTTTTTCTTGCTTGTCGATGCGGTTCAGTTACTCCTGATCTGCTTGGATTCAGTACTTCAGTTACTCATGTTCTTCCAACAAAAAATCGAAAAGTTGCTCATGATCTTCCAGGGCCAAACGCTGTCAAAACAAAGCAGCCTTTTTCAGTTGTTTGCATTGAATCTGAAATTCTGAAACAGCTGGAATTGGAACGCTCGTTTCAGTACTCGtggctatttatttatttttgcaaaagaaaataaatactcGTGGGTATTTCCGAATTTGCTTGCTTGTTGGAAGCATTCACACAGATTATACGTTCTTCGTGTACCATTTTGCGTTTTTCGGCACATGGATCAACGGGAATCAAATTTGTTTTTAGAAAAAAATGGGAATATATGACCCTCCTTGAGAAGttcattgttttttttttgcgTACGTAGTATTTTGCCCTGAATTCATCTTCTATCTTATACTTAATTTGAAAATTCAAAGCAGATTTCCTTGTTTGCATTAAACGCTGAATTATGAAACAATTCGCCTATGAACCCAATGTTCTTGAGCTCACAATCACTAAGAGCGCCACAAAAAGCTTCCATATACTTTCAGGGACGATGTCACCCACCAATAGCCATGGGTGGCCAGAGTGTTACTATAGGTAGCGCATGTGCTACCATGTCTAGTGTTTCTCCTCCCAACGGAATTCACCATAAGTTCCGGTGAGTCTCCATTCCCTTTCACCCCTTCACCACCATAACATCAATGTAATAAGGCGTTGCAAACAATTTCTACACACTAACCTCTCTTCTCCAAAATAGCACTAACCACCCTTCCTCATCACTCACCGAGACAATTTTAAATCTCGTACACAAGTTTCTAGACAAACACTCGGCTGGATAGCCCTCGAGTTGTCCGACAGGAGCAAAACCTCAGGGTTACAACAGTGATTGGCAACCAAGAATGATGGAATTGCAGCATTGTTACCAAACCATGGCAGTTCAAGAATAGGGGTTCCATTGTTGTCGGCGCACCCATCCGAGAGAGGCTGCTGATCCTCTCGAAGCTGAACTTGCATGACCCTCCTGTCTTTTCTTGTCATTCCGTTTTTCCTAGTTACTTAGGTCCTAACTAATCTCCATAGCTACCCCGGTTTTGTCACCTTACCCACTGGGACAACATTCAATGGATCCTGATCAGTGTTTTCTTCCTCCTCTTTCATCTCCTGAACATAATCTTTTCCTCACCCCCTTTTCACCCTCAGACGTATATACACTTTTTTTTGTCCGGGAAAGATGTCGTGTCTGCAAGCTAATTCTCTTCCCTAATGTCTTATTCTGAGCACCATTGGAATGTAGGCACCAATCCACAAAGTCCCCTCTACCTCTGCGTGGACCAAAGTCAGTACGGCCACGTCCAAAGTCAGCTATGTCACCCCCTCATATATACATGTTGCCCTACCTCTTCCACATGAAAATTGGCCTCTCCATGTGTGTGCATCGGCTTTAAGCCATGCGCCCCACTTCAAGTCCTTGTCCTTGTATTCACACTCCTCATGCATATGCCCCAAAAGGCCAAAAGTGGAACAAAACTTGAGGATCTTCTCATATTGCACTTGATAATATTCTCGTTTTTCAGAACCAGACACGGTAACAAATGCTGGTAAATGGCACATTGGCATCAGACTTAATATTTACCCTAATGAAAGTTCCCAATGCCTCATCATCCAGCTGAACTTGGAGAAAAGTAATTCTACCATGAATAGGGTATCCTGTACACGGATCAATCGTTCGTGGTTGCTTTGAGATTCGTGCTACTTTTTGTCTTTTTCAAAATTATCTTGTTTCAaagcattaattgagttttccttCCTCTTCCAAAGTGTGTCTTATATTTCATCGTGTATCGGCAAAACCGATCCATAACAAGTGCATTATTCACTGGTAGACAAGAAAACACGACAATACACGTTAAAACAAGAGAAAAACCGAACAAAAGATTTTAAAACGAGCTTAATTTTAACAACGACCAAAAAATTAGCACGGATCTCATTAACCACGGACGGTGGATCCATGAACGGGTACGGGGAGATAA
Proteins encoded:
- the LOC123100107 gene encoding transcription factor MYB44-like produces the protein MMPTSGNDAGACDGDSSPHGVKKMWTKEEDDLLREQVRRCGGPHNWDSICRGLPGRNSKSCRLRWCQHLDPRVEAVKPFTIEEDMLIVKYQATYGNRWSTIAEFLSGRTDNAVKNRWNSVLRKRQEHAPSQQGQTRPWAPSAARQAAGPEVTPRCLPLFPGSAEEVPEADTCAAARKCLDLFPLAPGDIRANAAAEAPPGDMTCGAGDPLTELRLWPAPRVVFDVMPLQAYRM